A genome region from Labilibaculum antarcticum includes the following:
- a CDS encoding S9 family peptidase, translating into MRKIFLLTYLLIICALFSAANAQTKKLSMEDAIMGPRGKFYPEYLSQLSWKGESNLISYVSNNEIRVSKPGEEAKVAYRLTDLNEVLESAKIKELNRFPMFSWISNDLIQFNTDGKLLQIDLLNKKLVLKLEINPKAENTEFCELNSSIAYTIGNNLYICSTHGNELTVTSDEDKNIVNGQTVSRSEYGITDGIFWGPKGANLAFYRKDESKVATFPLVDISTRVGDLKEIKYPMAGMGSETVSLGVYNLKDKSTVWIQPNDFGVNQYLTNISWGADGKFIYIQVLNRASDHAKLNKYEAATGKFVKTLFEEKDDRWVEPSHELIFLKSNPSQFIYQTNNRDGFNHAYLYDIEGKLIKQLTSGNWEITDILGFDKSEKNLFFVSTEVSPIERHAYKLNLKTGKRIRLTMDEGTHAVQASADGRYIIDNYSSLNVPRKIIVADAKGKEIKELVNAENKLIDYDLGEISLGTIKSADEKTDLHYRMVKPADFDPNKKYPVVVYVYGGPHAQMVNNRWLGGAALWEQYMAQNGYLIYVLDNRGSANRGKEFEAVIHRQCGQPEMADQMKGVEFLKSLPYVDADCIGVHGWSYGGFMTISLITNYPDVFKVAVAGGPVIDWKWYEAMYGERYMDTPEENPEGYAKTSLIAKAKDLKGKLLICQGAVDNTVLWQNSLNFVRECIKNNVQVDYFPYPCAEHNVRGRDRIHLKQKVSNYFDDYLK; encoded by the coding sequence ATGAGAAAAATATTCCTTTTAACCTATTTACTAATCATTTGTGCCCTTTTTTCGGCTGCTAATGCTCAAACAAAAAAGTTGAGTATGGAAGATGCAATTATGGGACCAAGGGGCAAATTTTACCCTGAATACTTATCTCAATTATCATGGAAAGGTGAGAGTAACCTGATATCCTATGTTTCAAATAATGAAATTAGGGTATCTAAGCCAGGAGAAGAGGCGAAGGTAGCTTATCGTTTAACTGATTTAAATGAGGTATTAGAGTCAGCAAAAATTAAAGAATTAAATAGATTTCCAATGTTTTCATGGATAAGTAATGACTTGATTCAATTCAATACTGATGGAAAATTACTTCAAATTGATTTACTCAATAAGAAGCTTGTATTAAAATTGGAAATTAATCCGAAGGCTGAAAATACAGAGTTTTGCGAGCTTAATTCGTCTATTGCCTATACCATTGGAAATAATCTGTATATATGTAGTACCCATGGAAATGAGTTGACTGTAACTTCTGATGAGGATAAGAATATTGTTAACGGGCAGACAGTGAGCAGAAGTGAATATGGTATTACGGATGGAATTTTTTGGGGACCCAAAGGGGCGAATCTGGCTTTTTATCGCAAAGATGAAAGTAAGGTTGCAACATTTCCATTAGTTGATATCAGCACACGTGTTGGTGATTTGAAGGAAATTAAATATCCGATGGCTGGCATGGGAAGTGAAACGGTAAGTTTGGGTGTTTATAATCTCAAAGATAAATCTACCGTTTGGATTCAGCCTAATGATTTTGGAGTAAATCAATATTTGACGAATATTAGCTGGGGTGCAGATGGGAAATTCATTTACATTCAGGTTTTGAATCGTGCTTCGGATCATGCGAAATTAAATAAATACGAAGCTGCTACTGGTAAATTTGTGAAAACACTATTCGAAGAAAAAGATGATCGATGGGTAGAGCCTTCACATGAACTGATTTTCTTAAAAAGTAATCCTAGTCAATTTATATATCAGACCAATAATCGAGATGGTTTTAATCATGCTTATTTATACGATATTGAAGGTAAACTGATCAAGCAATTGACATCAGGAAATTGGGAGATTACGGATATTTTAGGATTCGATAAATCGGAAAAGAACCTATTTTTTGTATCAACGGAAGTGAGCCCAATAGAAAGACATGCATATAAACTGAATTTAAAAACAGGCAAGCGCATTCGATTAACGATGGATGAGGGAACTCATGCAGTTCAGGCAAGTGCTGATGGTAGATATATTATTGACAATTATAGTAGCTTAAATGTGCCACGAAAAATTATTGTTGCTGATGCAAAAGGCAAAGAGATAAAAGAATTGGTGAACGCAGAAAATAAGCTAATTGATTATGATTTGGGCGAAATTTCTTTGGGAACAATTAAATCGGCTGATGAAAAAACTGATTTGCATTATCGTATGGTAAAGCCTGCTGATTTTGATCCAAACAAAAAATACCCGGTTGTTGTTTACGTTTATGGAGGTCCTCATGCACAAATGGTGAACAACCGTTGGTTGGGAGGAGCAGCTTTGTGGGAGCAATATATGGCTCAGAATGGATATTTGATTTATGTTTTGGATAACAGAGGATCAGCAAATAGAGGAAAAGAGTTTGAAGCTGTAATTCACCGACAGTGCGGTCAGCCGGAAATGGCGGATCAAATGAAAGGTGTTGAGTTCTTGAAATCATTGCCATATGTTGACGCCGATTGTATTGGTGTTCATGGATGGAGTTATGGTGGTTTTATGACCATTTCGTTAATTACAAATTACCCGGATGTATTTAAAGTTGCTGTGGCGGGTGGTCCTGTAATTGATTGGAAATGGTACGAAGCGATGTATGGAGAGCGCTATATGGATACTCCGGAAGAGAATCCTGAAGGATATGCAAAGACCTCGTTAATCGCGAAAGCAAAAGATTTAAAAGGAAAGCTTTTAATTTGTCAGGGAGCAGTTGATAATACTGTGTTGTGGCAGAATAGTTTGAATTTTGTTCGTGAGTGTATAAAGAATAATGTTCAGGTTGATTATTTCCCATATCCTTGTGCGGAGCACAACGTACGTGGGCGCGACCGTATTCATTTAAAACAAAAAGTGAGCAATTATTTCGATGACTATTTGAAATAA
- a CDS encoding MATE family efflux transporter translates to MKTQTNYRSIWKISYPIILGSLAQNIIALTDTAFLGHLSETALGAAAIATIFYFAIVMLAWGFGLGVQIVIARRVGEGNLKLVGKTFDHALFFLLILAVVLIGFMELQAPPILKAIVKSNAIYDASMEYISYRAWGIIFACVNLLFRAFYIGIAKTKIIGWSTVFMAIINVFFDYVLIFGEWGFPEMGIKGAAVASVIAEVFVMVFFIVYTLRKVPVKTYELFKFIKIDWELYTRLIKVSFPMMIQNFLALSCWFIFFLMVERMGERELAISNIIRSIYVLMMVPVWSFASAANTLVSQVIGEGAYEEVMPVIWRTVKLSFFSVLALVGICIINPELVISIYTEEISLIAEAKPVLYVVFGATLIFPIAVTLFHGVSGTGNTFHAMLLEMAVLVCYLGAVYLLIVVFKSSISGVWTTEYFYAGFMGLSSWLYLKYANWKESNI, encoded by the coding sequence TTGAAAACGCAAACCAATTACAGAAGCATTTGGAAAATTTCTTATCCGATTATTTTAGGAAGTTTAGCACAGAATATAATTGCCCTTACTGATACTGCATTTCTGGGTCACCTAAGTGAAACAGCTTTGGGAGCTGCCGCTATTGCAACAATATTTTATTTTGCTATTGTAATGCTTGCCTGGGGTTTTGGATTGGGAGTTCAAATTGTAATTGCCAGAAGAGTCGGAGAAGGAAATCTAAAACTTGTCGGTAAAACCTTCGATCATGCCTTGTTTTTTTTACTGATTTTAGCTGTTGTGTTGATAGGATTTATGGAACTTCAGGCTCCACCTATTTTAAAAGCCATCGTGAAATCAAATGCCATATACGATGCCAGTATGGAATACATCTCGTATCGTGCATGGGGAATCATATTTGCATGTGTAAACCTATTGTTTCGAGCTTTTTATATTGGAATTGCAAAAACAAAAATAATTGGTTGGAGTACCGTCTTTATGGCAATTATTAATGTCTTTTTCGATTATGTTTTGATATTTGGAGAGTGGGGATTTCCTGAAATGGGTATAAAAGGTGCAGCTGTTGCTTCTGTAATTGCAGAGGTTTTTGTAATGGTGTTTTTTATTGTTTATACACTAAGAAAAGTGCCTGTTAAAACCTATGAATTATTCAAATTTATAAAGATTGATTGGGAGCTGTATACTCGATTAATTAAGGTTTCTTTTCCAATGATGATTCAGAATTTTCTCGCCTTATCGTGTTGGTTTATTTTCTTTTTGATGGTAGAAAGAATGGGTGAAAGAGAGCTGGCAATTTCAAATATTATAAGAAGTATTTATGTGTTGATGATGGTGCCGGTGTGGTCCTTTGCATCAGCAGCTAATACATTAGTGAGTCAGGTTATTGGAGAAGGAGCCTACGAAGAGGTGATGCCGGTGATTTGGCGAACCGTAAAACTCTCATTTTTTTCAGTTTTGGCATTGGTTGGGATCTGTATTATTAATCCCGAATTGGTAATTTCAATATATACCGAAGAAATTAGTTTAATTGCTGAAGCCAAACCTGTATTGTACGTGGTTTTTGGGGCTACTTTGATTTTTCCAATTGCAGTTACGCTTTTTCATGGAGTTTCAGGTACTGGAAATACTTTTCATGCAATGTTACTCGAAATGGCGGTTTTAGTATGTTATTTAGGTGCAGTATACCTGTTAATCGTAGTTTTTAAATCGTCAATTTCGGGAGTTTGGACTACGGAGTATTTTTATGCCGGCTTTATGGGTTTGAGTTCATGGTTGTATCTGAAATATGCAAATTGGAAAGAAAGTAATATTTAG
- a CDS encoding BamA/TamA family outer membrane protein, translated as MILFLLIGNLLHANGQRISRRDTLIEKLQYSQLQDSTFIISRDTLIFLLDTVNESSLESNSNNGSKFYNSLKRGAGKRKFTKELYNLFFVSPDKLNPTDTIKTERSEVAFLQYQGKTIRNISIRVLEPFGPTLYDTTQIAHTWLETTGNKLHNTSRRNHLRKLLRLSEGDAVDPYNLADNERLIRELSYVKDAYFRVIPVLGSQTLVDLQLWVKDQFSWGANMKVGSLSSTEFEIYSRNLYGLGHEFSNSFEFDSDKDQKYGYTGRYKIRNIRKSYIDATFTYQNTYEKAVVQVDLDRSFATYNTKYAGGFTLSQTMRSDEIQKDDPIINEIPLDFNYGNIWFGRSYKIKSRNKFARRKLYITGRISGREFFERPEVGPALNQSFHNNIHYLTSISLSQIQYYKSNLIYNFGRTEDIPYGSLAQLTMGYEDREYSHRRYLGFDFQKAAYLSKSRTYFFNRVALGGYFNSQKFEQGVLLGQTKFFSRIRNLGPLRLRNFADLQYTLGIRRFPDEFISLLTDTGIRGFSKEDVIGTQKLVLNLETVAFTPYTLGGFRFAFYTFADMGFIGSNKKNILKEKFYYGVGFGIRLNNENLVFKTIQLRLAFYPKAPSDFNRFEYRISGEERPKFNNFRVTQPEVVPFE; from the coding sequence TTGATTCTTTTTCTATTGATAGGAAATCTTCTCCATGCAAATGGACAAAGGATTTCGCGAAGAGACACGCTTATTGAAAAACTCCAATATTCCCAGTTACAAGACAGTACATTTATCATTTCCAGAGATACTCTCATCTTTCTCTTAGATACAGTAAATGAAAGCAGTCTTGAAAGTAATTCTAACAATGGATCTAAATTTTACAATTCCCTTAAACGAGGTGCCGGCAAACGAAAATTCACAAAAGAATTATACAACCTATTCTTTGTATCGCCCGATAAACTGAACCCAACAGATACAATAAAAACTGAACGAAGCGAAGTAGCTTTTTTGCAATATCAGGGCAAAACAATACGAAACATTAGTATTCGGGTTTTAGAACCTTTTGGTCCTACCCTATATGACACTACTCAAATTGCACATACCTGGTTAGAAACGACTGGAAACAAACTACATAACACAAGTAGAAGAAATCACTTACGCAAACTGTTGCGATTAAGCGAAGGCGATGCTGTTGATCCATATAACCTTGCAGATAACGAACGACTAATTCGTGAATTATCATACGTTAAAGATGCCTATTTTAGAGTTATTCCGGTTTTAGGCTCACAAACGTTAGTCGATCTTCAATTGTGGGTTAAAGATCAATTTTCATGGGGAGCCAACATGAAAGTTGGATCTCTATCCTCTACCGAATTTGAAATATATAGCCGAAACCTATACGGACTAGGACATGAATTCAGCAATAGTTTTGAATTTGATTCAGACAAAGATCAGAAATACGGTTACACAGGAAGATATAAAATTCGAAACATCCGAAAATCATATATCGATGCAACTTTCACCTACCAAAACACCTATGAAAAAGCTGTTGTTCAAGTTGATTTAGACCGGAGTTTCGCGACCTACAACACCAAATATGCCGGAGGCTTTACACTCTCCCAAACCATGAGATCAGACGAAATTCAAAAAGATGATCCGATTATTAACGAAATACCTTTGGACTTTAATTATGGAAATATTTGGTTTGGCCGTTCTTATAAGATTAAATCCAGAAATAAATTTGCACGAAGAAAGTTATATATAACAGGAAGAATATCAGGTCGGGAATTTTTCGAGAGACCCGAAGTTGGTCCTGCACTAAATCAATCTTTCCATAATAACATTCATTATCTGACTAGTATAAGCTTAAGTCAAATACAATATTACAAGAGTAATTTAATTTACAATTTTGGACGAACCGAGGATATTCCATATGGCTCTTTAGCGCAACTTACCATGGGATACGAAGACCGAGAATACTCACATAGAAGATATTTGGGGTTTGATTTCCAAAAAGCGGCTTACCTTAGTAAAAGCAGAACATATTTCTTTAATCGTGTTGCTCTTGGAGGTTATTTTAATTCACAGAAATTTGAACAAGGTGTTTTACTCGGACAAACAAAATTCTTCAGTCGCATTCGTAATCTCGGACCTCTTCGTCTTCGTAATTTTGCAGATTTGCAATATACACTAGGAATAAGAAGATTTCCAGATGAATTCATAAGCCTTTTAACTGATACTGGAATTCGGGGTTTTTCCAAAGAGGATGTAATCGGGACTCAGAAATTAGTCCTTAATCTGGAAACTGTAGCCTTTACACCTTACACTTTAGGTGGCTTTCGTTTTGCTTTTTACACCTTTGCCGACATGGGGTTTATTGGTAGTAATAAAAAGAATATTCTTAAGGAAAAATTCTATTATGGTGTGGGATTTGGAATTCGTTTGAACAACGAAAATTTAGTTTTCAAAACCATACAATTACGCCTTGCTTTTTATCCAAAAGCCCCCTCCGATTTCAATCGATTTGAATATCGCATATCTGGGGAAGAAAGACCTAAATTCAATAACTTTAGAGTGACTCAACCAGAAGTTGTTCCTTTCGAATAG
- a CDS encoding BlaI/MecI/CopY family transcriptional regulator, with translation MKELTKAEEQVMQIVWELKKTSVRDVVAKFPEPKPAYTTVATVMNALEKKGFTDKIPAGKSHLFSVKIPKDEYSGYKAGSLVNNYFNGSFSRMASFFAKDNKLSIQELEEMIEIAKREINKEK, from the coding sequence ATGAAGGAATTGACCAAAGCAGAGGAACAGGTAATGCAGATTGTATGGGAATTAAAAAAAACGAGCGTTAGAGATGTTGTTGCGAAATTTCCGGAACCAAAGCCGGCATACACAACAGTTGCAACTGTTATGAATGCATTGGAAAAGAAAGGTTTTACAGATAAAATTCCAGCAGGGAAATCGCATCTGTTTTCGGTGAAAATACCCAAAGATGAATATTCTGGTTATAAGGCTGGAAGCTTGGTAAACAATTATTTTAATGGGTCATTTTCGAGAATGGCTTCTTTTTTTGCTAAGGATAACAAATTGAGTATTCAGGAATTGGAAGAGATGATTGAGATTGCTAAACGTGAAATAAATAAAGAGAAGTGA
- a CDS encoding M56 family metallopeptidase gives MEAMTDYLLQSSAVLVLFYLIYILVLRNERFFAEIRFYLLGSALLALILPLLKFSYSITVESAFVNDAMGDFFVDPILGEAIQHAKSIISLGSMLLLIYLAVCSILFVRSLLKVFQIRQLINAGEYQIVDEQKVVLLDQSIPAFSFFGYIVMNREEFRDKSLNNIFAHEKVHAQQKHWIDLLFVELLTIVFWFNPFVWLYQVAVKQTHELLADDGVIARGFNIGQYQAILMNQIMGTEVLGLANNFNYSITKKRMIMMSKEKSPLNRRYKLLIVIPVVCAVLLFNLQIVEVQAQEKKIEKVVNIIELTGQLIDEHDTPVEGATILNRSNEVGVTSDRNGKFKLLVVEDATLGVRSEGYARKVLILDELTKYAEKTENGYFVKIKMYSESSAQKDEAYYKDEQVFVTVDQMPEFPGGELEMQKYIAKNVKYPKDAQQKGISGRVFVTFVVNKEGEVDQARVIRGASPSLDAESVRVIKSMPKWKPGKQRGEAVNVSYTVPINFSLEDDKKIDEVNVAEPEKDNLYKGETVFVIVEEMPEYPGGSLALQKYIADNVKYPTEALKKEISGRVFVTFIVSKEGDVVQARVVRGVDPSLDAEALRVMNSIPKWTPGKQRGQAVNVSYTVPINFSLENDKKKKVEPNRKASLDSKIESKKEEFIYNDEPVFVIVDEMPEYPGGALKLKEFFVSEVSKLDANYIIGKRCFITFLVTKQGLVEKARVVRGTGNMEVDAKALEIVESSVKWKPGKQRGQAVNVSYTVPINFGA, from the coding sequence ATGGAAGCAATGACGGACTACTTACTACAGTCATCGGCTGTTCTGGTTTTGTTTTATCTGATTTACATTTTGGTATTGCGAAATGAACGATTCTTCGCAGAGATTCGCTTTTACCTATTGGGAAGTGCTTTGTTAGCATTAATTCTGCCTCTTCTGAAGTTTTCCTACTCGATTACTGTAGAATCCGCATTTGTAAATGATGCGATGGGAGATTTTTTTGTTGATCCCATTCTTGGGGAAGCAATTCAACATGCCAAATCTATAATTTCCTTGGGATCGATGCTGCTTTTAATTTATCTGGCTGTGTGTAGCATTCTATTTGTAAGAAGTCTTTTAAAGGTTTTCCAAATACGACAATTAATTAATGCCGGAGAATATCAAATTGTTGATGAACAGAAGGTGGTTCTTTTGGATCAATCAATACCTGCCTTTTCTTTCTTCGGATACATTGTAATGAACAGAGAGGAGTTTCGCGACAAGTCTCTGAATAATATATTTGCGCATGAAAAAGTACATGCTCAGCAAAAGCATTGGATCGATCTGCTGTTTGTTGAATTGTTGACCATCGTATTTTGGTTCAACCCTTTTGTATGGCTTTATCAGGTTGCGGTAAAACAGACGCATGAACTTTTGGCTGATGATGGAGTGATAGCGCGCGGCTTTAACATTGGACAATATCAGGCAATTTTAATGAACCAAATTATGGGGACTGAGGTTTTGGGCTTAGCCAATAACTTCAACTATTCCATCACTAAAAAACGTATGATTATGATGTCAAAAGAAAAAAGCCCACTAAATAGGCGCTATAAATTATTGATTGTTATTCCAGTAGTATGTGCTGTTTTGTTATTCAATCTGCAAATAGTGGAAGTTCAAGCTCAGGAGAAGAAAATTGAGAAAGTGGTTAATATTATTGAATTAACCGGACAATTAATTGATGAACACGATACTCCTGTTGAAGGAGCAACGATTCTTAACAGAAGTAATGAAGTGGGAGTTACTTCCGACAGGAACGGGAAATTTAAACTTCTGGTAGTAGAAGATGCTACATTAGGAGTAAGAAGTGAAGGTTATGCAAGAAAAGTGTTGATTTTAGACGAGTTGACTAAATATGCTGAGAAGACAGAAAACGGATATTTTGTAAAGATTAAAATGTACTCAGAATCTTCAGCTCAAAAGGATGAAGCTTATTACAAAGACGAGCAAGTTTTTGTTACAGTAGATCAAATGCCTGAATTTCCAGGTGGGGAGTTGGAGATGCAAAAATATATTGCAAAAAATGTAAAATATCCAAAAGATGCCCAGCAAAAAGGCATTAGCGGAAGAGTATTTGTGACTTTTGTTGTAAATAAAGAGGGTGAAGTAGATCAAGCCCGTGTTATTCGTGGTGCTTCTCCATCTCTTGATGCTGAATCAGTTCGTGTGATAAAATCAATGCCAAAATGGAAGCCAGGAAAGCAAAGAGGTGAAGCTGTGAATGTATCTTACACAGTTCCAATTAATTTTAGTTTAGAAGATGATAAGAAAATAGATGAAGTGAATGTCGCTGAACCTGAGAAAGATAATCTTTATAAAGGCGAAACAGTGTTTGTAATTGTTGAGGAAATGCCAGAGTATCCTGGCGGGTCATTAGCATTGCAAAAATACATTGCTGATAATGTAAAGTATCCGACAGAGGCTCTGAAAAAGGAGATTAGCGGTAGAGTATTTGTGACATTTATTGTAAGTAAAGAAGGTGATGTTGTGCAAGCCCGTGTTGTTCGCGGAGTTGATCCATCGTTGGATGCAGAAGCACTTCGAGTGATGAATTCAATTCCTAAGTGGACACCTGGTAAACAGCGAGGACAAGCAGTAAATGTTTCTTATACCGTGCCAATTAATTTTAGTTTAGAAAATGATAAAAAGAAAAAAGTAGAGCCGAATCGAAAAGCAAGTTTGGATTCAAAGATTGAGTCTAAAAAGGAAGAATTTATTTATAATGACGAGCCTGTTTTTGTAATTGTAGACGAAATGCCGGAGTATCCAGGGGGAGCTTTGAAATTAAAAGAGTTTTTTGTTAGTGAAGTGTCTAAATTGGATGCTAACTATATAATTGGCAAGAGATGCTTTATCACATTTTTGGTAACAAAACAAGGATTGGTTGAAAAAGCTCGGGTGGTAAGAGGTACAGGTAATATGGAGGTGGATGCAAAAGCTTTAGAGATCGTGGAAAGTTCTGTAAAATGGAAGCCAGGTAAACAAAGAGGGCAAGCAGTAAATGTATCGTATACCGTACCAATTAATTTTGGAGCATAG
- a CDS encoding DNA-3-methyladenine glycosylase I, translating to MQNSSKNNTNITRCKWAGDDPLYCEYHDNEWGVPLHDDQMLFEFLILEGAQAGLSWITILRKRENYRKTFDNFDPNVVVNYTQEKVDELLQNEGIIRNKLKITSAIKNAKAFLEVQEEFGSFDQYIWSFTDGKTILNHWASMSEVPASTPESEAMSKDLKKRGFKFVGPTICYALMQATGMVNDHTTDCFRHKEV from the coding sequence ATGCAAAATTCTTCTAAGAATAACACAAACATCACAAGATGCAAATGGGCTGGTGACGATCCATTGTATTGCGAGTATCACGATAATGAGTGGGGAGTTCCTTTGCACGATGATCAGATGCTGTTTGAATTTCTGATATTGGAAGGAGCGCAAGCTGGTTTGAGTTGGATTACCATTTTACGCAAGCGTGAAAACTACCGCAAAACTTTCGATAATTTCGATCCGAATGTTGTGGTAAATTATACCCAGGAGAAAGTAGATGAATTACTCCAAAACGAAGGGATCATTCGAAATAAACTGAAGATTACTTCTGCCATAAAAAATGCAAAGGCATTTCTTGAGGTTCAAGAAGAATTCGGCTCTTTCGACCAATACATTTGGAGCTTTACGGATGGAAAAACCATTCTTAATCATTGGGCAAGCATGTCTGAAGTTCCTGCCTCAACTCCCGAATCGGAAGCCATGAGCAAAGACCTAAAAAAACGAGGTTTCAAATTTGTTGGTCCAACCATTTGTTATGCATTAATGCAGGCAACAGGAATGGTAAACGATCACACAACAGATTGCTTTCGACACAAAGAGGTGTAA
- a CDS encoding tetratricopeptide repeat protein — protein MENRKKTERISLLAALIAVLSIPLYLLLNTYGASKEISAEAQYVGRETCVECHLNEYNDWVGSDHDKAMDHANDSTVLGDFKNQSLEYNGMTHKMYKKDNRFYVLTDGESGKLEEFEIKYVFGYYPLQQYLVEFDRGRLQTLPLTWNSKDSIWYHMSTQVYKDEIIEHDNWLHWTNQAQNWNGMCADCHSTNLVKGYDSKTDSYHTTWSEIDVSCEACHGPASKHLEWAAKADYARDEHTNFGLVVKTSGIDNKEYVDLCVRCHARRGSLSDFTHSADIYNHTIPNLPNGENYHIDGQILDEDYVYGSFTQSKMYMRNVKCNDCHNVHSTKRLFEDNRLCTQCHRADDYDTKAHHFHKLKGEEGKAVIADDGVKFEVGDGAHCINCHMPAQFYMGPDYRNDHSFRVPRPDLTQTLGTPNACNQCHADKSTQWAIDYIDKWHGTSRKSQYGVAFKEALTGSQKGFDGLVHIYNDEVYPEIIRATAIRLLGMNYQKKSKEILYDALNNFNGHIRYNALQNVIMDDQKSFNIVLGMLNDQTKAIRVECATKLNTVSRDQIPAKYNEQFQRAEKEYLEALEYSADFPAGKFNLANFYYNSKQTDKAEEFYKRALEQDPLLHPIKINLAILYNNKGEYEKAEILLKDYLKHIPNDGATMFTYALFLSERKRYDESMTYLLKASKLATGNPRIFYNIAMMYDFKNNPKDAIKYLKTAININPEDQNYYVALLNLHVKYKQTKESKTVAKQILEKFPNINDKANIEAVLNQ, from the coding sequence ATGGAGAATCGTAAAAAAACAGAGCGAATCAGCTTACTTGCTGCTTTAATAGCCGTACTATCGATTCCCTTGTACCTGTTGCTAAATACTTATGGCGCCAGTAAAGAAATATCAGCGGAAGCGCAATATGTAGGCCGTGAAACCTGCGTAGAGTGCCACTTAAATGAATACAACGATTGGGTGGGATCAGATCACGATAAAGCCATGGATCATGCCAATGATTCTACTGTTTTAGGCGATTTCAAGAATCAATCGCTTGAGTACAATGGAATGACGCACAAAATGTACAAAAAAGACAATCGCTTTTATGTACTAACCGATGGTGAATCAGGAAAACTGGAAGAATTTGAAATTAAATATGTATTTGGTTACTATCCTTTACAACAGTATTTGGTTGAATTTGACAGAGGCAGACTGCAAACTTTGCCATTAACATGGAATTCGAAAGACAGTATTTGGTATCACATGTCTACCCAAGTTTATAAAGATGAAATAATTGAACACGACAATTGGTTGCATTGGACCAATCAAGCCCAAAACTGGAATGGTATGTGTGCTGATTGTCACTCGACTAATTTGGTAAAAGGATACGATTCTAAAACCGATTCTTATCACACCACATGGAGCGAGATTGATGTGAGTTGTGAGGCTTGCCACGGACCCGCATCGAAACATTTGGAGTGGGCCGCAAAAGCAGATTATGCCAGAGATGAGCACACTAATTTTGGATTGGTTGTAAAAACAAGTGGAATTGACAACAAGGAATATGTTGATTTATGTGTTCGTTGTCATGCTCGTCGTGGTTCCCTTTCCGATTTTACACACAGTGCAGATATCTACAATCACACCATTCCCAATTTACCCAACGGAGAAAATTACCATATAGATGGTCAGATATTAGATGAAGATTACGTTTACGGCTCATTTACACAAAGTAAGATGTATATGAGAAATGTGAAATGCAACGACTGCCATAATGTTCACAGCACCAAACGACTATTCGAAGACAATCGATTATGTACTCAATGCCATAGAGCTGACGATTACGACACCAAAGCACATCATTTTCACAAGTTAAAAGGCGAAGAAGGGAAAGCGGTTATTGCTGATGACGGAGTAAAATTTGAAGTTGGAGATGGCGCACATTGTATCAACTGTCACATGCCGGCACAATTTTACATGGGGCCTGATTACAGAAACGATCACAGTTTCCGAGTTCCTCGTCCTGATTTAACACAAACACTGGGAACTCCTAATGCATGTAATCAATGTCATGCAGATAAATCAACCCAATGGGCTATTGATTACATTGACAAATGGCATGGTACTAGTCGTAAATCGCAATATGGTGTTGCTTTTAAAGAAGCTCTAACTGGCAGTCAGAAAGGCTTCGATGGCTTAGTTCATATTTATAATGATGAAGTATATCCTGAAATTATTCGGGCAACAGCAATTCGATTGTTAGGCATGAATTATCAGAAAAAAAGCAAGGAAATATTATACGATGCTTTGAATAATTTTAACGGTCATATTCGTTACAATGCCCTTCAAAACGTGATAATGGATGATCAAAAATCATTCAATATCGTTTTGGGAATGCTCAACGATCAGACCAAAGCCATTCGCGTTGAGTGTGCTACAAAACTGAATACGGTTAGCAGAGATCAAATACCGGCAAAGTATAACGAACAGTTTCAGCGAGCAGAGAAGGAATATCTGGAAGCTCTGGAATACAGTGCTGATTTTCCTGCAGGTAAATTTAATTTGGCTAATTTTTACTACAACAGCAAGCAAACAGATAAAGCCGAAGAGTTTTACAAAAGAGCTTTGGAGCAAGATCCTCTGCTTCATCCGATAAAAATAAATTTGGCCATATTGTACAACAACAAAGGTGAGTACGAAAAAGCTGAGATATTGCTAAAAGACTACTTGAAACATATTCCGAATGATGGCGCAACAATGTTTACCTATGCCCTTTTCTTATCTGAGCGCAAGCGTTACGATGAATCGATGACCTATTTACTAAAAGCATCGAAACTAGCAACGGGTAATCCACGGATTTTCTACAACATTGCCATGATGTATGATTTTAAAAATAATCCGAAGGATGCAATCAAGTATTTAAAAACTGCAATCAATATTAATCCTGAAGATCAGAATTACTATGTGGCTTTATTAAACCTTCACGTGAAATACAAGCAAACTAAAGAGTCGAAAACTGTAGCGAAACAAATACTTGAAAAATTCCCCAATATTAACGACAAAGCGAATATTGAGGCTGTTTTAAATCAATAA